The genome window ggcacaggaggccaccaTTTGGTCCACTGTCTGTGTGGCAGCTGAAAAAGAGTgacctagcctaatcccacttctcagcttttggtccatagccctgtaggtcacATCAAGTTAAAattcaagtacttttgaaatgcgatGAGGATTTCTATCTCTACCAGcctgtcaggcagtgagttccagacaacaaaagcaagaaatgctggaatcactcagcaggtctggcagcatctgtggaaagagaagcagagttaacgtttcgggtcagtgacccttcttcggaactcagtgagttccagacccccaccagctctgggtgaaaaagtttttcaagtcccctctaatccttcgaccatttCCTTGAAATCTATGCCGtatggttactgacctctctgctgaggaagCTTAATTTGCTGACCAGAATTCAAACACAGCAGTGAGAGGGGTGAATACCAACCATGAGACCACCAGAGAATCTTCCCGTCTACAGGTGAGGCTGCCTCGCTGCGCGCTTGTTCAACACTGTCTGTTcttgtttccccttttccctgtatACTTTAAATGCCCATGAAGTGGTTTCGTCAGTTATTTCTGGGGGTAGGTTTCTCCAGTCTCTCATGATATTTGGTATGTAGCTGTTCAGATGGGCTTGTGTGCGACATCGGAGAGGCACAGATCGGTGGTCCCACCCCTCCTGCATCAGACTGCTTGTTTCACATGTGGTAGACTGACAATATGGTAAACAGTCTACGCCCAGGTCCTTCTTATCTACtgcatctaggcccctcataattttatacacctcaattaaatctcccctcagcctcttctttcCCCAGCCTCTCCTTTGGctcaaattctccattcctggcgacATGCTGATGAATCTCCAGTGTGaatcttcctctctcagtatgatcACACTTTAGGGTTAGGGTGCATGCAGCTCCATCCACTCAGTTACCCCACCACCCTGCTCTGATGCTCTCAGCCGCAGCCATCACCCTGACTCTGCCCCGGCTCCGGGCAGCAGAATACGCCGCCCTGAATATCAGAACAATAACCACCCCCAGCTCTTGCTCACATCATCGTGCTGCATGGCTCCGCCAGCTCAGGGCCTCTGATTCCCCGCTCAGACCCAGTCGCACACGCTGCCTCACACAGCCGCCATCTTCCtccggggtgggaggggggaaaacagGCGCAGGTTCTCGCGAGAGCGggacgggcggggggggggggcggcgggagcTGATTGCTGTAGTGCCCCATTCTGAGCGGTTGGTGGCGCTGTTGTGCCCAATGGTGTAGTACCGCCCTGTGGCCAGCGGATGGCGCAGAGCTGAACAATTGTCACCAACAAAAGTCACTGACCGGAaaggtctgtttctctctccacagatgctgccacatatgctcagtatttccagcactttctgtttttatttcagatttccagcatctgcagtatttttgcatTTATTATAATTGCCACCAATAGGCTTCTTCATGTGAAAAATGACTGTTTATGTGGAATGAATGAAAGTTACTGACCATGTACGTCACAGGCTCTCCACCCATTCTCCCTGCCTTATTCCATTCAGCAAAGACTTACATTTCTAGAGCGGTTTTCAGGACATCCTGAAACGATTGACAACCAACGTGGGATTTGAAACTCAACTATGGGTTGGACGGGGAGCATTAGATTTAACCTTAGCAGCCACAAAGACAGCAACCAGTTTACACTCTGCACATTAACGCCGATCAACTGTACTTTTATATACAAAAAAAAAACACCccgttccgaaaaagggtcactgaaccgaaatgttatctctgcttttctctccacaaatgctatcAGATCTACTGACTACTTGCAGcacttcttatttttatttcagatctcttcTAGCTCCTTCTAGTCCAAGATCAGATGGATAATGTGCTCCGTCGTAACAAAAGGACAGCACATTTCACGCAATCGCATGAACAACCCAATCATCATATCATTGAACCCGAAGGATCAAAGAGAACTGCGACCGCTCGGAACATGGCCCCTCACAAAGCCGTTTTAGGTCAGGGTGAAACAACCCCTCCGATTCCCGCGACGTCCCCCACTAGGGACACGCAGACTAAGTCAGTTTGTTTGATGGTGATTTTGGATGGTGACTTTTAATTCTTAACTTGCTCCCAAAAGCCGAGTGATTAATTATGCAAATATATGCATGTGCGTGGTGAGGTCCGCCGAAGTGTCAAACGTCTCGTTCCTCCCATACTGCGCATGTGCAGCAACGCACTGTGGCTTTGAAGGGTTGATGCCATCTTGTGCAGCACAACCCagggccttgcatttatatagcacctttaaaggaaTAGAATGTCCTATGATAGCAGTTAGACAAAATTTTACATCGTgctacttaaggagatattaggacaggtgaccacaagcttggtcaaagagtcagTTTGAAGGATATTAAAGGAGGAAAGGTAAagattgaggaagggaattccagagcttagggctttggcagctgaaggtgaaaggaatggaggattgacaagaggccagagtttgaggaacacagagttctcagaAGGTTGCAGGGtggaaagaggttacagagatagggagaggcaaagtcATAGCAGGAGAGTCAGCATTTGAACCAGGGTGAGAATTTTATATTTGAGCTATTTGGTGGACCGGGAGTTAACAGTAGTCATCTCGCACAGGggtaatgggacttggtgtgttaggatacaggcagcagagttttggatgagctcaagcttatggaggggtgtgggggaatggCCAGCCAGCTAAGTATAGCCAAGCTTGGAGATGACAAAAGCATGAATGTGCATTTCAGAAGGACATGAACTGAGGCAGGGAAGGAGATGGACGATGTTCTGGAGGTGGTGGTAGGGAGCTTTGTAATGGATAGATACaggcagaagctcagctcagggtcaaatatagCTGAGGTTGTGAATGGCATACTTCAGCCTGAGATAGCAGCCAGGGAGGAGAACGGAGTCAGTGGTGTGGGCATGGAGTTTGgtgcaatggctttggtcttcccggtGTATAATCAGAGGAATTTGAAGCTGGTCTGGGACTGGATGTCAGCTGGACAAGCAGTCTTAAGACAAAGGAaccactggggcggcacagtggcgcagtggtagcaccgcagcctcacagctccagcgacccgggttcaattctgggtactgcctgtgtggagtttgcaagttctccctgtgtctgcgtgggtttcctgcgggtgctccggtttcctcccacatgccaaagacttgcaggttgataggttaattggccattataaattgcccctagtataggtaggtggtagggaaatatagggacaggtggtaggaatatgggattagtgtaggattagtataaatgggtggttgatggtcggcacagactcggtgggccgaagggcctgtttcagtgctgtatctctaaactaaacactgcACAAGGCTCCATTGTGTGGTTATACTGCACTATGGATCTGTGACTGGTGAGCTCCTGCTAAAATTAACTGAGAAAACAGGAGGTAGAATGTGCTGTATTGTTTTATAAAGTCCTCCTCACAGTTACTGAGTAGTAGTTACAGTAAACAGGGAAACCTCCACTCAAGGGAAGTGGCATGAACAGCAACAATTGAACAATTTAAAACCTtattttctcctctcctctcctgatatTGGCTTTTTGCCAGGGTACACTATTACAAACACCATCTGGCATTTCACCCAAAAAACCATCCTTTGATGTGTGAGCTCAAACAACGTAGGGGGGAGCCCTGTCCCTCGGTTCCTTCTGTCTCAGACTGTTTATCTGAACGCCAGAGACTTAACATACCTGAGCATCCATAACCCAGCTCCCAAAAATACACACCCAGGTAAGAGCATAAAAATACACTGGAGGCATATATTTATTCAAAGTATTTTACAATAGAAGAAAATCCTTCATCAAAGAAGGAACAGATTCAAAGCGTCTTTTTTAAAATATTTACAAAAACAGTCGTGCCCAGTAAATAACAAAAAGACATATACAGCGCGATTATCAGAGAGCCCACATGGAGCCCCGCAATGCAGCTAACTGCAGGATGAAGCACTCTCTGTTCTATTCTAACAACATGCTCTAATCCTGAGCTCAGTGGAGCACTTTTAGCCACACCAGTGtaacagttccattcccccacacagctgtcctcacagactctctgactGAGACCTCTAATTCAGTGTCAGTTTGTGCTTCAGGGAGATGTGTCAGTTTATTAGAAGCTGGCAGGAAGATAGATCTTTACCTGAATAGGGTAGTTTGTGATGGTTTATTTTCCAATAATAATTCCAGACACAAATCTGCAATAACCATCCCACCTCCCCAACCCAGCCAGATATACAGATAATCACACTGAACGAGCGGTCGGAAATAGACTTGCTCTGACCCATAGATTATGGGAACCTGTGTTGCTCTGATAATAGTGGTGGATATCATCATCAGAGCAGCACAGACTTGCTAGATCCAGTTACAGTCTGCACTCCACTACTGTGGGTGTACACCAGGTGAATGGAAGTTCAGTGTGATCCCTCCAACCTGAATGCAGTGGGGCGTATGAAGCAGCAAAAGTCGCCCTGTCATGCATATGGCAGGGTGGAGGAAGTACAGTCTGATCCCTACACGGTGTACATGACCGTGTTTCTGTGCCATCAGTATGAATGACCACTGTGATTACTCTTGGTATGAGTATCGTTCAGCACTTCAGCTTCTCACCAATCGTTTCCTATTCCTGTCTGAAAAACGATTCTCACGGAGGTTTATTCCACGGCCGCTGTGTGCCTACTGATGCCTCACCCAGACAGCCAGTCTCCACTTAGAAGCTGAGTCAGATTTGACAGTATATCTATCTCTGGAGGGCATCACAGCTGGAAATGACCCTgtccacacgcacaaacacacacacacacacacacacacacaacacttcaCTGGCGGTGAATGAGCAGCGATCAGAATGGGAATCCCCCCCAACCTGTGGCACTGCCGAATCACTGCATCCCCAAGTATTGCACCACTTGAGATCAGCCAACTGAGCGCAGACCAGGAGTCAGAGCTGAGACCGTCTGGTTCGTGTGGCTCAGGAATGCATTGACCCACCAGGTGGCCGATGTCCAGTATTAAGGAGCTCAGTCAGAAACTATCAGGCTGGTAGTGTTCTATTCCTCAGCAGATGTGTTGCAAGGGCTATTGCAGAGATTTCCCAATAACTCCCATTGTCAAGCTTTACTCCAGCCACAGCACTGCAGCAGAATGGCATGGCTCAGATCCTCTCATACACTCTATGGTTCCAATCAAAAGTCAATCACAATTAAAAGATGTAGAAAACTCTCGATTCTTGGCTAGTCAGAGCTTCTGGTGTCCATGTCAATTGTAACACGCTTCATACAAGTTCATCCAGGAGTGTACCAATCGCTTGTTGCTGCTCTGGTGCTCCAGCAATAGGTTTGTTACACATTGGACAGACACAGCGTATTTCCAGCCACTTCACCAAACACCTGCAGAAGGACACAGAAGAATCAGAAACCAAGTACAGTCAGTGAAACATCATATAAAGTGAAACACTGTGTACAGACACTGTATTTTGGCAGTTCAACTGTATGCAGATTGAAATACTGGATCAAAGAAACACTTGTGTTTATACagtgcatttcatgacctgtggacctccaaaagtgctttacagccaattaagtacttctgaagtgtaggcaCTGCTGCAATACAGGGAACAGGCAGTGCAAAAGTGTACAGAATGGGACACATGTAAAGGCAATAGAGTTGTATTGAACAAGATACTGTGTATGGGAAGTATGGGACGACATGAACCAACACACAGTACAGACAGTGTGACGCTGTAGCGAGAGGAACAGTACAGGTAGTGCAACACTGTACATAGAAAGGCAGCAGAAATATTGTGACAATGCACACAGTAAGACACCGTGTACAGACAGTGTGACATTGTCCAGGGAGAAAACAGTGTGACACTGCAATACTGCACAGAGCAGGACACGAGTGTATTTCTGTAAACAGCAATTCAGTTATCAGTACAAACATCCACCCTTGACTGAAATTTACTGCATTGAGTCAGACTAATTGCATATGTGGACAGTGTGTCAGAGGATTCTGCTGCAACATTTCCACGACATTGCTCTCGTCTTTTTTCAGTTGGTTTCCAGCTCTCTGCAGTCACTGTGGTCTGTGTACTGTACAGAGCTCACCACAAACTTGCACTGGGACGAAACAAAACAACTGTTTCACTCAAAGTTTACTCACTTCCTGTGGAAGGCATGTTGACATGGTAACACTCCCAACTCCTCTTTAATCTTGAAATCCTCTAAGCAAACGGCACATGTCTGCTGTGTAACAAACAAAAATGGAGGCTTTCATTTCACCTTGTGTAAACTGATTAAAATAGTCACCTTCAGTGTGCTGTCATCCTATCATTAACCAAACATGACAGAATTCAGGATACATTTATAGATAAAAATTTCACTCTCACAACACTTTTATTTTGATGTAGCAAACTACTACAGATCACACAACCTTACAATAAAATCAGTAAAATCATGACTTACCCCATGTAAATTCAACTTTTTAGCATCTCCCCTTGTTATAACCTGAagagacagtgaaagaatgaaACACATGCACAATGACAATGACATCCCAGGTACCAGTCAACAGCTCCGCATGCGTCCCATGTAACAGGCATCAGATACCCACACATTACAGATATCAGGCTACAGATATGCACACATTCCAGTGAACAAGCTACAGATCTGCAGATGTGCTGCTGCTATTTCTGGAATTTTGCACGGGACAAGAGGGGTTTCCTTGAGGGTGTCAATGCTGCCAGAGGGGGGTCAGAGAAGGACTTGCTCCTGTTTtgatttccttatttaaggagtacAGATTTCGTCTCCTTACCTAAAATAGGAATTACTTGCCTTAGAGGAGGTGCCACAAAGGTTCATGAGATTGATTGATCAGATGAAAAGATTGTCGAATGAGGACAGAATGGGGAGAagaggtctatattctctggagcttaaaagaatgagaggtgatctcgctaAATCAGAAAAATTTCTttgagggcttgacagggtcgagGCTGAGAGACAGTTTCTGCTTGCTCGAGAGTCGGGAACACAgaggcacagtctcaagataaagAAATgaggactgaaaagagcagaaatttcatcactcagagggttgtgaatctttggaattctctagctcagagaattgtggaggctcAGGCAttgagactgagatcgatagatttttggacactcagGAATAAAGGAATATAGTGATTGGGCAGGAAGGAGGAGTTCAGGCAgaggatcagccataatcttactgaatcttagtgggtaaacctaatgagcactgacccgaaacgttaactctgcttctctttccacagatgctgccagacctgctgagtggttccagcatttcttgtttttattttatattatatataatgagcactcatgctgtggaggatgagtttctggagtgtgttacggatggttttctggagcagtatgttcaggaaccaactagagaacaggctatcttagatctcgtattatgcaatgagaaagggctaattaataatcttgttgcaaaaaaacctttagggatgagtgaccatatgtgatagaattttacattatgtttgaaaatgaggtagttcaatgtgaagccagggtgttaaatttgaacaaaggaaattatgaacgtATGaggggtggattgggaaaatacattaaaaggtatgacagtgcataggcaatcgataggctgttgccagcgatcgccagagctggcgggcaaccataaaggcggggctaaagcgtggcgagtcgaagagacgtagcagttggcaggaaaaaagacagaagcgcaaggagagagccaactgtgtaacagccctgacaaccaattttatctgcagcacctgtggaagagtctgtcactctagaattggcctttatagccactccaggcgctgcttcacaaaccactgaccacctccaggcactaacccattgtctctcgagacaaggaggccaaagaaagaaagtcttcaaataattattacctagtttacagcaactgtacattccttcaaggcacaaaaacccttaaagtaaaggcagtcaactgtggataacaaaggaagttaaggactgtataagattaaaagaaagtcctataaagttgccagaaatagtagtaaacctgaggactgggaggattttagaatacagcaaaggaggaccaagaaacagaTGAAGAAatggagaacagaatatgaatgtaagctcacaaaaaatataaaaatggactgtaaaagcttctataggtaggtAAAAAGGAAATTTTGGCTAAGAcgaatgtgggttcattacaggcagagtcaggagaatttatgctggggaatagagaaatcgcagagatgctaaatgattactttgtgcctgtcttcactgaggaaaatacaagaaatctctcagaattagagatctaagggacaagggagaatgaggaattgaaggaaattagtattaataacaaggttgtattggagaaattcatggggctgaagtttgataagtacccaggacctgatattctacatcctggtgttgaaacaggtagctatgaagatagtggatgcattggtgatcatcttccaaaattctgtaaattctggaacggttcctgcagattggaaggtagcgaatgtcagcccactatttaagaaggcagggagagagaaaacagggaactgcagacctgttagccttccatcagtcgttgggaaaatgttagaatctattctaaaggaggtgataaatggacacttggataataatgatctgatggggcatagtcaacatggatttatgaatgggaaatcatgtttgatgaacctgctggagatttttgaggatgttactaacagacttgataaaggggagtcggtggatgtagtatacttggattttcagaaggcttttgataaagtccccgagaggaggttggttagcaaaattaaagcacatgggataggaggtaacatactggcatggattcaggattgcttaacaggcaaaaagcagagagtaggaataaacgggtcattctcgcattggcaagctgtgactagtggggtaccgcaaggatcagtacttgggccccagctgtttacaatatatatcaatgatttggatgtggggaccaaatgtaatatttccaagttcgcaaatgacacaaaactaggtgggaatgtgtgttgtgaagaagatgcaaagtggcttcaaggagatttggacagacttagtgagtgggcaagaatgtggcagatggaagcgaatgcggaaaaatgtgaggttatccgttttggtaggatgaacagttatgcagagtatttcttaaatagtaagagatcagaaagtgcagatgtacaaagggacctgggtgtcctcatcgatAAGCAATTAAGAAGCCTTTatcgcaacaggatttgagtacaggagtcgtgaagtcttgcttcaattgtatcgaaccttggttagaccgcacctggagtactatgtgcagttctggtccccttaccttacaaaggatattattaccatagagggagtgcaacgaagcttCATCAGACTTGTTCTCGGAATggcagactgtcctatgaagagagattgagaatactgggcctgtattctcgagagtttcgaagaatgagaggtgatctcattgaaacctacaaaatactgaaagcgatagacagggtagatgcaggtaagatgtttcccctggctgggcagtctagaaccaagggaccaaatttcaaaataagggggaagccacttaggacagggatgaggagaaatttctttactcagagggttctaaatctttggaattctctaccctagaaggcagtggaagctcagtcattgagtatttgagtcattaaaacagagattgacagatttctaaatagcaatgacatcaagggatatggggatcatgtgggaaaaaggcattgaagtggatgatcagccatgatcgtatttaatggaggagcaggctcaatcggttaaatggcctactcctgcttctctgttccgatgaatggcagagcagactcgaggggccatatTGCCTATTCATGTTCCCATATTAGATCAGCCTGGCTGTGACTGCAGCCCATTGTCCTGAGTTCAGGGCAATTAAGTGTGCAGTGCAAGCTCTGTGGATTCGCCATCATGGAGGGAGGGAAATACTCTACTGCTGCAGCAGCTCAGATGGTCTTGTCGACAACTGAGTGGTCAAGAAAAGGGCTCTGAGTCTAGAGGAACAGCAGCTGAAGTAATCAAAAATAGATTTAATACTGGCCTCACCATTGATTTTGCCAGATTCCCACTGGCACAGTCTCCATCTGCACTCTTACTTTCTGGCCTTCCCTGCCATCAGCAGTGCTAATGAATTGGGCAGTCCAGAGTTCCACCCTCTTGCCATGCTGTTGGAAACAGAGGGAGGTAATTTTAAGCTTACTCCCTTTTCCTTAATTCTGTACCCTGGGAAATATGGAGACAAACCCCCCCCTTGAGGATAGACAGTCTGAGCTGGATCTGTGGCTCTGGGGCAGTGAAGCTGGATCAGTGAATTTGGTTGAAGTTTGCAGCCTTCCTAAGGCTAGTTTTGTGTTAGTTCCCATTCGTTTTTTTTACCTCTTTGTATCCGTATCTCTCGTTCTGTGCTTGGTGTCGGAGTTTACTGAAAGGAAACAGGTAGATGGTTAGTCACCCAGATCACAGGAAGCTAAAACCATGATTTTTCCAACAGCATAGCTAACTTGCCACTCAGCATTACTTCATTGCCACAAAAGGCCTTTCAGCAACTGGACACTCCCAGCATGGGGAATGGTGACAGAACGATGGTATCTTAATGCTGGCTGTAATTTGAACTGCTGTATCTTTGAGAATTTGTACCAAATGCTAAAAGACTCCCAATCCCCACTGCCCCCACATACTTATACAGACCATGTTCTCAAGCAGCACATtccatggaatgggcagacaggtggcagatgaagttcaatgtggagaaatgtgaagtgattcaatttggtaggaataacatggagagacaatacagaaaggatacaattctaaagggggtgcgggagcaaacggacctgggtgtatatgtgcataagtcattgaaggtacaggacaggttgagagagcggttaataaagcatgtagtatcctgggctttattaataggggcatagagaacaagagcaaggaagttatgttgaacttgtataagacaatagttcggcctcagctggagtattgcgtccagttctgggctccgcacttgaggaaagatgtgagggcattggagagagcgcagaaaagattcacgagaatggttccagggatgaggaatttcagtggtgaagatagattggagaagttgggacagttttccttagagaagagaaggctgagaggtgatttgattgaggtattcaaaatcatgaggggtccagacagatagagagaaactgttcccacccgtgaaaggatcgagaacaagagaccacagatttaaagtatttggtaacaaaagcaaaagtgacatgaggaaaaactttttcatgcagcgagtggttaagtcgggaatgcactgtctgagagtgtggtggaagcaggttcaactgaagcattaaaaagtgaattagacagttatatgaaaagggagaaCGTGTAGgtttacagggagaaagcgggggaatggaactCAGGGAattgcttccttctgcactgtaacaattctgtgattccatgtaACAGCGTTACACCCATGGACTGACACAGACATCTGGCTAAATTCTATGTCTATTTGTGATGAATATAAATATTTATGCATTCATTTATGTGCATCTGCATCACGACAATTTCAGTTGCTCAGTTCTCCAGTTGAATACAATTTGTGTCGTGGCATTTTTGTGTGCATGAAATATAAGCAAGGTAACACATGTTTACGGAGTTACTGAGAGGCAGCATCAGAACTGGAACCGTGTGAAACTGTCGTGTGAAAAAAAtctaaaacccaaaatcctgcaaAGAACCATGGAGAAGTTATGacacggaaagaggccattcaccccatcgtgtctgcgccggctgaaaaaactagccgcccactctaatcacaccttccagcacctggtccgtagctttgcaggttacagcacttcaggtgcaggtccaggtaccttttaaatgagttgagggtttctgcctccaccaccaatccaagcagtgaa of Heterodontus francisci isolate sHetFra1 chromosome 47, sHetFra1.hap1, whole genome shotgun sequence contains these proteins:
- the rnf122 gene encoding RING finger protein 122 isoform X2, translating into MHPFQWCNGCFCGLGLIYSNKSCTMPPITFQDLPLNIYMVIFGTGIFVFVLSLIFCCYFISKLRHQAQNERYGYKEVITRGDAKKLNLHGTCAVCLEDFKIKEELGVLPCQHAFHRKCLVKWLEIRCVCPMCNKPIAGAPEQQQAIGTLLDELV
- the rnf122 gene encoding RING finger protein 122 isoform X1, translating into MHPFQWCNGCFCGLGLIYSNKSCTMPPITFQDLPLNIYMVIFGTGIFVFVLSLIFCCYFISKLRHQAQNERYGYKEVITRGDAKKLNLHGQTCAVCLEDFKIKEELGVLPCQHAFHRKCLVKWLEIRCVCPMCNKPIAGAPEQQQAIGTLLDELV
- the rnf122 gene encoding RING finger protein 122 isoform X3; the encoded protein is MPPITFQDLPLNIYMVIFGTGIFVFVLSLIFCCYFISKLRHQAQNERYGYKEVITRGDAKKLNLHGQTCAVCLEDFKIKEELGVLPCQHAFHRKCLVKWLEIRCVCPMCNKPIAGAPEQQQAIGTLLDELV